One Candidatus Aminicenantes bacterium genomic window carries:
- a CDS encoding Spy/CpxP family protein refolding chaperone has translation MNKKIVIFLVLLIALGLAVQAQANKKMWPNMLGNLRFGLYMAENNLFEARFILRLKSEIGLTPEQEQKIEDMLLANEEATIRRSSDIKVLELKFAALLKNNRIDRREMESMARAMGKLKTDLQVDHLNYLLDVRDTLTPEQIQKIEKLKKDIPERIRDRMHGRRGDFPPPMPPDEQGDEPSDSEAL, from the coding sequence ATGAATAAAAAAATCGTCATTTTTCTGGTGCTGCTGATCGCGCTCGGCCTGGCCGTCCAGGCCCAAGCGAATAAAAAGATGTGGCCCAATATGCTGGGCAACCTGAGATTCGGCTTGTACATGGCCGAAAACAACCTTTTCGAAGCCCGCTTCATCCTGCGTTTGAAAAGTGAAATCGGCCTGACCCCTGAACAGGAGCAGAAAATCGAAGACATGCTGCTGGCCAACGAGGAGGCCACCATCCGCCGCTCTTCGGACATCAAGGTGCTGGAATTGAAATTCGCCGCCCTGCTCAAAAACAACCGCATCGACCGCCGCGAAATGGAAAGCATGGCCCGCGCCATGGGCAAATTGAAAACCGATCTGCAGGTCGACCACCTCAACTACCTGCTCGACGTGCGCGACACGCTGACGCCGGAGCAGATCCAGAAAATCGAAAAACTGAAAAAGGATATCCCGGAACGGATTCGCGACAGAATGCACGGGCGCCGGGGCGACTTTCCCCCGCCCATGCCGCCCGATGAACAGGGCGACGAACCTTCCGACTCCGAAGCTCTATAA
- the fusA gene encoding elongation factor G (EF-G; promotes GTP-dependent translocation of the ribosome during translation; many organisms have multiple copies of this gene) produces the protein PSISFAIEPKSRADEGKISTALQRIMEEDPTLKILRDPQTKELVISGNGHMHVELVVNKLKRKYGVEVMMRPPRIAYRETVLGKSDVEKKYKKQSGGRGQYGHVLIRMEPLPRGSDFEFANSLVGMSIPRNFVPAIEKGIIEAKNTGVLAGYPVVDFRVELYDGSHHEVDSSDMAFKMASSMAFKMAMKAAKPTILEPVMKVEVVIPEEFMGEINGNLSGRRGRIQGMETKGKNHVVKASVPMSEMLDFEPTLTSITGGRGSFFMEFSHYEEVPGQVQKKIVAEAVKEGRVKEEEE, from the coding sequence GCCATCCATTTCTTTCGCCATCGAACCCAAGTCTCGGGCCGATGAAGGTAAGATTTCCACGGCCCTGCAGCGCATCATGGAGGAGGATCCGACTCTGAAGATACTGCGCGATCCGCAAACCAAGGAACTTGTCATTTCCGGTAACGGCCATATGCACGTCGAACTGGTGGTCAACAAGCTGAAACGCAAATATGGGGTGGAAGTGATGATGAGGCCGCCCAGAATTGCGTACCGTGAAACCGTGCTCGGCAAGTCCGACGTCGAGAAGAAATACAAGAAGCAGAGCGGCGGCCGCGGCCAGTACGGCCACGTCCTGATCCGCATGGAACCGCTGCCGCGCGGCAGCGATTTCGAATTCGCCAATTCGTTGGTCGGCATGTCCATCCCGCGCAACTTCGTGCCGGCCATCGAGAAGGGGATCATCGAAGCCAAGAACACCGGCGTGCTGGCCGGATACCCGGTGGTCGATTTCAGAGTCGAGCTGTATGACGGCAGCCACCATGAAGTCGATTCCTCGGACATGGCGTTCAAAATGGCGTCGTCCATGGCCTTCAAGATGGCCATGAAGGCGGCCAAGCCCACCATCCTGGAGCCGGTGATGAAGGTGGAAGTGGTCATTCCCGAGGAGTTCATGGGCGAGATCAACGGCAACCTGAGCGGCCGGCGCGGCCGGATCCAGGGCATGGAAACCAAGGGCAAGAACCACGTGGTCAAGGCCTCGGTGCCCATGTCGGAAATGCTCGATTTCGAGCCGACGCTGACGTCGATCACCGGCGGTCGCGGCAGCTTTTTCATGGAATTCTCCCATTACGAAGAAGTGCCCGGACAAGTGCAGAAAAAGATCGTCGCCGAGGCGGTCAAGGAAGGCCGGGTCAAGGAAGAGGAAGAGTAG